The following are from one region of the Actinomyces sp. oral taxon 897 genome:
- a CDS encoding sensor histidine kinase, with the protein MASSPASTGPVSPEPSDPAVPTDPGADGPDRPPGICTAQVRPASRTRIVLNELLNAVVWMPVLMVMTLGVFLVHLTVPALAQAERWRARRLGAPATSGRAAGERLAPWMAARMTTPGFWRSDLPVAVAGFLLSTVSFAAAFAGGIIAVVLVLMPFVVSRRSPAVIGRATVTSGLEVWWTPLVGVLVLVLVLVVLLGVGVLRLRVVTVLSRDRERERAEALAAEVGSLQRGRATLVDAFEAERARIERDLHDGAQQRLTALTMGLGAAQLTVSRLETGLAGGEGASGAEPTGASWSSGGPAGTGGLAGGASVTGRLDGAAGARAGERPGTRPTTGVRAGGAAGDLAPLVRQLSTQLEAVQGQAEAALADLRATVRSVRPVVLTERGLVAAVRELAATSGLEVEVDCQGEDSAISSPVATAVYFALAQALANVAAHAGTRQARLSLVCSPTGVRAVVADDGVGGAVPGQARSGAGGTGLAGMVQRLATVGGSLEVDSPPGGGTRLVLEAPALPPWAE; encoded by the coding sequence ATGGCCTCGTCTCCGGCCTCCACCGGGCCGGTCTCCCCGGAGCCGAGCGACCCGGCCGTGCCGACTGACCCGGGTGCTGACGGTCCGGACAGGCCGCCCGGGATCTGCACGGCCCAGGTGCGTCCGGCGTCGCGTACCAGGATCGTCCTCAATGAGCTCCTCAACGCCGTGGTCTGGATGCCGGTGCTCATGGTCATGACCCTCGGCGTGTTCCTGGTCCACCTCACCGTCCCCGCCCTGGCCCAGGCGGAGCGCTGGCGGGCCCGGCGGCTGGGCGCCCCCGCCACCAGCGGCCGGGCGGCGGGTGAGCGCCTGGCCCCCTGGATGGCCGCCCGGATGACCACCCCCGGCTTCTGGCGCTCGGACCTGCCGGTCGCGGTGGCCGGGTTCCTGCTGAGCACGGTCAGCTTCGCCGCAGCCTTTGCCGGCGGGATCATAGCCGTGGTGCTCGTGCTCATGCCCTTCGTCGTCTCCCGCAGGTCCCCCGCGGTCATAGGGAGGGCCACCGTCACCTCCGGGCTCGAGGTGTGGTGGACCCCCCTGGTGGGGGTGCTGGTCCTGGTGCTGGTCCTGGTCGTGCTCCTGGGGGTCGGGGTGCTGCGGCTGCGTGTGGTCACCGTGCTGAGCCGGGACCGGGAGCGGGAGCGGGCCGAGGCGCTCGCGGCCGAGGTCGGCAGCCTCCAGCGAGGACGGGCCACGCTCGTGGACGCCTTCGAGGCCGAGCGGGCCCGTATTGAACGCGACCTCCACGACGGCGCCCAGCAGCGCCTCACCGCCCTGACCATGGGCCTGGGGGCCGCCCAGCTCACGGTATCCCGGCTCGAGACCGGCCTGGCCGGGGGTGAGGGGGCCAGCGGGGCAGAGCCCACCGGGGCCAGCTGGTCGTCCGGTGGACCGGCCGGGACCGGTGGACTAGCCGGGGGTGCGTCTGTCACCGGCCGCCTTGACGGGGCTGCTGGCGCCCGCGCCGGGGAGAGGCCGGGGACGCGGCCCACGACCGGCGTCCGTGCCGGGGGCGCGGCGGGTGACCTGGCGCCGCTGGTCAGGCAGCTCAGCACCCAGCTGGAGGCCGTCCAGGGGCAGGCCGAGGCCGCCCTGGCCGACCTGCGCGCCACCGTCCGCTCCGTGCGACCCGTCGTCCTGACCGAGCGGGGCCTGGTCGCCGCCGTCCGTGAGCTCGCCGCCACCAGCGGCCTGGAGGTGGAGGTGGACTGCCAGGGGGAGGACTCCGCCATCTCCTCACCGGTGGCGACCGCCGTCTACTTCGCCCTCGCCCAGGCCCTGGCCAATGTGGCCGCCCACGCCGGGACCCGGCAGGCACGGCTCTCACTGGTCTGCTCACCCACCGGGGTCAGGGCGGTGGTGGCCGACGACGGCGTCGGCGGCGCGGTCCCGGGCCAGGCCCGGTCGGGCGCCGGTGGCACCGGCCTGGCCGGGATGGTCCAGCGCCTGGCCACGGTCGGCGGCAGCCTGGAGGTGGACTCACCGCCCGGGGGCGGGACGCGCCTGGTGCTGGAGGCCCCGGCCCTGCCCCCGTGGGCAGAGTGA